The Streptomyces sp. cg36 genomic interval ACGGTCAGTATGGCCCCGCGGCCGGCGCTCGCCTGGTCCATCGCCAGCACGTTCACCGAGGTGAGCGTGGGCCCCAGACAGGGCGTCCAGCCGACGCCGAAGAGGGCGCCGAGTATCGGCGCCCCCGCGAGCCCGGTCACCGGCCGCTTGTGCAGCCGGAACTCACGCTGGGTGAGCCAGGGCATCAGCCCCATGAAGAACACGCCCATGAGGATCATGAGCACGCCGAGGACCTTGGAGATCGTGCTGTTGTAGTCCTGGAGCGTCTGGCCGAAGTACCCGAACAGGGCCCCGCCCGAGACGAAGACGGCGGTGAAGCCGAGCACGAACAGGCTCGCCCCGGCGACCATCCGGCCGCGCCTCGCCTCGGCCAGGTCGGTGCCGGTGACCCCGGTCACATAGCTGAGGTAGCCCGGGACCAGCGGCAGGACGCAGGGCGAGAAGAACGACACCAGTCCGCCGAGCACGGCGACGGGCAGGGCCACCAGCAGGGCCCCGCTCAGGACGGTGTCGTTCACGCCGGGTGCCGACTGGGCGGCGAGTACGGCCAGGGACGCGTCCACGGAATCACTTCTCCGCGATCAGCGGGTCGATCATCTGGTGGAGCTTCTCGTCGTCCAGCGCCATCAGCGCCCGCGCCGCGATCTTGCCGTCCCGGTCGAGCACGATGGTCGACGGAATGGCCTGCGGATTCAGACTTCCCTTGGGGAAGCGGAGAATGAGCTTGCCGATCGGGTCGTACAGGCTCGGATAGTCGGCGTCGAATTGCTTCTCGAAGGCGACGGCCGGGCCCTTGTCGGTGTCGCGGGTATTGATTCCCACGAACTCGACGCCCTTGGGCCGCATCTCCTTGGCCACCTTGCTGAGATAGGGCGCCTCGGCCCGGCAGGGCGCGCACCACGAGCCCCACACATTCAGCACGACGACCTTGCCCTTGAGATCGGCGACATCGAGCTTCTTGCCGTCGACGGTCTCGCCGGACAGATCGGGGGCGTCGTGCCGGCCCCCCTTGGCGACGGTGGAGATGCCGCCGGTTCCGGTGACGAACTTGGTGTCGCCCGAGCCGCCGGACGTGCCGCCGGAGCCGCACGACGTCAGGGTCAGCGCACCGGCGGCCGCGGCGGCCGTGACCAGCAGGAAGGCGCGGCGGCGGGGATGGGCAGGACTCACGGACATGTGAAAAGTTTCGCATGACCGTTTGGGGGATCTTGGGCACCCCCCTGAGTGCCCGTAAA includes:
- a CDS encoding cytochrome c biogenesis CcdA family protein → MDASLAVLAAQSAPGVNDTVLSGALLVALPVAVLGGLVSFFSPCVLPLVPGYLSYVTGVTGTDLAEARRGRMVAGASLFVLGFTAVFVSGGALFGYFGQTLQDYNSTISKVLGVLMILMGVFFMGLMPWLTQREFRLHKRPVTGLAGAPILGALFGVGWTPCLGPTLTSVNVLAMDQASAGRGAILTVAYCLGLGLPFVLAAVAFRKALGAFGWVKKHYAWVMRTGGVMMIATGLLLITGAWAELIQQVQVWSNGFQVGV
- a CDS encoding TlpA family protein disulfide reductase, producing the protein MSVSPAHPRRRAFLLVTAAAAAGALTLTSCGSGGTSGGSGDTKFVTGTGGISTVAKGGRHDAPDLSGETVDGKKLDVADLKGKVVVLNVWGSWCAPCRAEAPYLSKVAKEMRPKGVEFVGINTRDTDKGPAVAFEKQFDADYPSLYDPIGKLILRFPKGSLNPQAIPSTIVLDRDGKIAARALMALDDEKLHQMIDPLIAEK